Proteins from one Elgaria multicarinata webbii isolate HBS135686 ecotype San Diego chromosome 3, rElgMul1.1.pri, whole genome shotgun sequence genomic window:
- the PRIM1 gene encoding DNA primase small subunit, whose translation MADFEAASLPDLLPLYYRRVFPFGPYGRWLRYGDVSKNYFQRREFSFTLRDDIYVRYQSFNSPQELEKEIQKMCPYKIDIGAVYSHRPIQHNTVHMGAFQAQEKELVFDIDMTDYDDVRRCCSSAEICPKCWTLMTIAIRIIDRALVEDFGIKHRLWVYSGRRGVHCWVCDDSVRKWSSALRSAAVEYLTVVKGGEETVKKVTLPSNIHPFISESIDVLTLYFEEYALVGQDILGSKDSYEKVLALVPETVRVDLLQEFSKRKQDSLQRWALLKQKLAKNKTPHVASEIMLQYCFPRLDINVSKGINHLLKSPFSVHPKTGRISVPIDLKNLDEFDPFAVPTISRLCHELDTIRSDDGNRKENEGETEGSRKSRDYRKTSLAPYVKVFEQFLEEIENSHRGERLNASDMQLEF comes from the exons ATGGCAGATTTCGAGGCTGCCTCGCTGCCCGACCTGCTGCCCCTCTACTACCGCCGCGTCTTCCCCTTCGGCCCTTATGGGAGGTGGCTGCGCTACggtgatg TGTCGAAGAACTACTTCCAGCGGCGGGAGTTCTCATTCACGCTCCGCGATGACATCTATGTGCGGTACCAGTCTTTCAACTCCCCCCAGGAATTGGAGAAAGAGATCCAGAAGATGTGCCCGTACAAAATCGACATCGGAGCTGTGTATTCGCACAGG CCCATCCAGCACAACACTGTTCACATGGGTGCTTTCCAGGCACAGGAGAAAGAGCTGGTGTTTGACATAGACATGACGGATTACGACGATGTGAGACGATGCTGCAG CTCTGCCGAGATCTGCCCCAAGTGCTGGACGCTCATGACCATTGCCATTCGCATCATAGACCGGGCACTCGTGG AGGATTTTGGCATAAAGCACCGTCTCTGGGTGTATTCCGGACGTAGAGGTGTGCATTGCTGGGTGTGTGATGATTCCGTCAGGAAGTGGTCTTCAGCGCTCCGCTCTGCAGCAGTAGAATATCTCACTGTAGTGAAG GGTGGTGAAGAGACAGTCAAGAAGGTGACCCTCCCAAGCAATATTCACCCGTTCATCAG TGAATCGATAGATGTGTTGACTCTTTACTTCGAAGAGTACGCCCTTGTTGGTCAAGACATACTTGGAAGCAAAGACAGCTATGAAAAAGTGTTGGCTCTGGTCCCAGAGA CAGTTCGAGTTGATCTTCTGCAGGAATTCAGTAAAAGAAAGCAAGATTCGCTCCAGCGCTGGGCACTGTTGAAACAAAAGTTGGCGAAAAAT AAAACGCCACACGTCGCGTCAGAGATCATGCTACAGTACTGCTTCCCCCGGCTGGATATTAACGTTAGCAAGGGGATCAACCACTTGCTGAAGAGCCCCTTCAGCGTCCACCCCAAAACAG GGCGTATTTCAGTTCCCATTGACTTGAAGAACCTGGATGAATTTGATCCGTTTGCAGTTCCCACTATAAG ccGCCTCTGTCACGAGCTggacacaattcgcagtgatgaCGGGAACAGAAAGGAAAACGAAGGGGAGACAGAAGGCTCTCGCAAGAGCAGGG